One part of the Vicia villosa cultivar HV-30 ecotype Madison, WI linkage group LG6, Vvil1.0, whole genome shotgun sequence genome encodes these proteins:
- the LOC131609099 gene encoding probable carboxylesterase 11 encodes MPSVAVKLYSVFFKFLLKHRLQNRIQAQPDNNSNSFGITSRPEESVANSNPSFTDGVATKDIHIDPFTSLSIRIFLPQSALSPPDPHSKPNSNPKQQDPEPGTGSTTFRRSSYGPPFREELRGRNSNGVEGLNLMGAGVENGAGLYRGYSPALDNRRRKLPVMLQFHGGGWVSGSNDSVANDLFCRRIAKLCDVIVVAVGYRLAPESRYPAAFEDGLKVLNWLAKQANLAECSKSMGVGGGSHGGGGGGGGEFNKDNHRHIVNSFGASVVEPWLASHGDPTRCVLLGVSCGANIADYVARKAVEGGKLFDPVKVVAQVLMYPFFVGSVPTRSEIKLANSYFYDKAMCMLAWKLFLPEEEFSLDHPAANPLVSGRSPPLKSMPPTLTVVAEHDWMRDRAIAYSEELRRVNVDAPVLEYKDAVHEFATLDVLLKSPQAQVCAEDIAIWTKKYISLRGHEFSY; translated from the exons ATGCCAAGTGTGGCTGTAAAACTCTACAGCGTATTCTTCAAGTTCCTCTTGAAGCACCGTTTACAAAACCGAATCCAAGCCCAACCCGATAATAACTCCAACTCCTTTGGTATCACTTCTCGACCCGAAGAATCCGTCGCTAACTCTAACCCTTCCTTTACCGACGGCGTCGCCACCAAAGACATTCACATCGATCCTTTCACTTCTCTCTCTATCCGAATCTTCCTTCCTCAATCCGCTCTTTCCCCTCCCGACCCTCATTCCAAACCTAACTCCAACCCTAAACAACAAGATCCCGAACCTGGCACTGGATCTACCACTTTCCGAAGAAGTAGCTATGGTCCTCCGTTCAGGGAAGAGCTCCGAGGGAGGAATAGTAACGGTGTTGAGGGTTTGAATTTGATGGGCGCTGGTGTTGAAAACGGCGCTGGATTGTACCGTGGTTACTCGCCGGCGTTGGATAATCGACGGAGGAAACTGCCGGTGATGTTGCAGTTTCATGGGGGTGGTTGGGTTAGTGGGAGTAATGATTCGGTGGCGAATGATTTGTTTTGCCGGCGGATCGCCAAGCTTTGTGATGTGATTGTGGTTGCAGTTGGGTATAGGTTGGCGCCGGAGAGTAGGTATCCGGCTGCGTTTGAGGATGGGTTGAAGGTGTTGAATTGGTTGGCGAAGCAGGCGAATTTGGCCGAGTGTAGTAAATCTATGGGGGTTGGTGGAGGAAGccatggtggtggtggtggtggcggtGGCGAGTTTAACAAAGATAATCATAGGCATATTGTTAATTCTTTTGGTGCTTCAGTTGTTGAGCCTTGGTTGGCTAGTCATGGAGATCCAACAAG ATGTGTTCTTCTTGGAGTGAGTTGTGGTGCAAATATTGCAGACTACGTGGCTCGAAAAGCTGTAGAGGGAGGCAAGCTTTTCGACCCTGTCAAGGTGGTAGCCCAGGTCTTGATGTATCCATTTTTTGTTGGCAGCGTTCCCACGCGTTCTGAAATAAAATTGGCAAACTCCTACTTTTATGACAAGGCTATGTGCATGCTTGCTTGGAAACTTTTCCTACCCGAGGAAGAATTTAGTTTGGACCATCCAGCAGCTAATCCCCTGGTCTCAGGTCGGTCTCCTCCTTTAAAGTCGATGCCTCCAACATTGACAGTGGTGGCAGAGCATGACTGGATGAGGGATCGTGCCATTGCTTACTCAGAGGAGCTCCGGAGGGTGAATGTTGACGCACCTGTTCTCGAGTATAAAGATGCAGTGCACGAATTTGCAACACTTGATGTACTTCTCAAAAGCCCTCAGGCCCAGGTTTGTGCCGAGGACATTGCAATCTGGACCAAGAAATATATTTCACTTCGGGGTCATGAATTCTCGTATTGA
- the LOC131613518 gene encoding protein MAIN-LIKE 2-like, which yields MGETHRGTRANLATYAVDRFRTRSHAYVEPDERIIPNLQACGFGHIIKVNNNTIDRKFILALQERWRPETHTFHLPIGECTITLEDVYMLLGLPIDGKAVNGSVQHANSMCERVLGRDLVVPTQGSRGQGISLVSLRDYYDELVMMDNFTEEHVWLMTKVYIMLMFGKLLFPESTGNTVNFFYLSKFDSISKIRKYSWGSAVLAMLYQSLCKNAVAEKCTFYGCAFLLQVWGWWRMPTLSPVGRNNYTFPYATRFCGPKLDYSKNPRGSVVLYRDLIDHLRAEDVLSLNFYMII from the exons atgggtgaaacacacagaggaactaGAGCGAATTTGGCGACCTAT GCTGTTGATCGATTCCGTACACGTTCTCACGCTTATGTTGAACCCGACGAGAGGATTATTCCGAATCTCCAAGCATGTGGCTTCGGACATATCATAAAAGTTAACAACAACACCATAGACAGAAAATTCATCCTTGCCTTGCAAGAGCGATGGAGGCCTGAAACCCACACGTTTCATCTTCCAATAGGTGAGTGTACTATTACTCTAGAGGATGTTTATATGTTACTTGGTCTGCCCATTGATGGCAAGGCTGTTAATGGATCTGTTCAACATGCTAATTCAATGTGTGAGAGAGTGTTGGGAAGAGATCTAGTTGTGCCTACTCAAGGTTCAAGAGGCCAGGGTATCAGTCTGGTCTCCCTTAGAGATTACTATGATGAACTCGTCATGATGGACAACTTTACTGAGGAGCATGTTTGGTTAATGACTAAGGTTTATATAATGTTGATGTTTGGTAAACTTTTATTCCCGGAGTCGACAGGTAACACTGTCAACTTTTTCTATTTAAGTAAATTTGACAGTATTAGCAAGATTAggaaatatagttgggggtccgccgttttggcgatgttataccagtctctttgtaagaacgcggttgccgagaagtgcaccttctatggatgtgcgttcctcctacaagtatggggttggtggagaaTGCCGACGCTGTCCCCGGTAGGCAGGAACAACTACACGTTCCCTTATGCAACAAG gTTCTGTGGTCCTAAATTGGATTACAGTAAGAATCCGAGGGGGAGTGTTGTTTTATATCGGGACCTAATTGATCACCTCCGAGCTGAAGATGTATTATCCCTAAACTTTTATATGATCATATAG
- the LOC131613519 gene encoding uncharacterized protein LOC131613519, giving the protein MAPPQYIINAHIFGETYDNEEVGFLFRNTEVKRFCLSRKANFSYFKGRLETKLAMGGVSQIFYQYQFLRGDNPVKFIQVEIKDDEDMQNMFANHEYSGYECIELYVTLPEVQPTQMVESQVIDALGDEQAEVDVVDEEEEAPEIEVDDLVNEECEDEPEVVVPRDQVHMPPVHMRNLNFDGDDEPSTDIFYDPYTQTDQRLKVGDRFRSKEACIMAIKRFHMANNVDFRVDRANVERYKIYCSNTDCGFRLHASYRKRSDSWVIGYISQDHTCVNTNVSQDHRKLSYDIICQEILPLVEKDPSLKVKTIISHIVATYNYTPSYRKAWLAKTKAIEVVYGNWEDSYKRLPHFLYALQMYAPGTVTILETLPAQSPDGTSLQGNVIFHRLFWAFRPCVQGFSYCKPILQIDGTWLYGKYKGTMLMVVAQDGNSNIFPVAFALVEGETAGGWGFFLRNLRTHVAPQPGLCLISDRHAAIESAALRKTLVNAGYALTQPTFHYYRQEIVAANPDAGRWVDSLAREKWTRSYDNGKRWGHMTTNLVESMNGVFKGIRHLPITALVEATYYRMASLFAKRGAEKWSFGVSGTR; this is encoded by the exons ATGGCCCCTCCACAATACATTATCAACGCTCATATTTTTGGCGAGACCTATGACAACGAAGAAGTTGGTTTTCTGTTTAGAAACACTGAGGTTAAACGATTTTGTTTAAGCAGAAAAGCAAATTTCAGTTACTTCAAAGGGAGATTAGAGACGAAGCTTGCAATGGGTGGTGTATCCCAGATTTTTTACCAATATCAATTTCTTCGTGGGGACAACCCGGTCAAGTTTATCCAAGTTGAGATCAAAGACGATGAAGACATGCAGAATATGTTTGCCAATCATGAGTATTCTGGTTACGAATGCATAGAACTGTATGTTACTCTACCCGAAGTTCAACCCACACAGATGGTTGAGTCACAGGTCATTGATGCACTTGGAGACGAGCAAGCAGAGGTCGACGTtgtggatgaagaagaagaagcaccggaAATAGAAGTTGATGACCTGGTAAACGAGGAATGTGAGGATGAACCGGAAGTTGTTGTACCACGAGATCAAGTGCATATGCCTCCAGTGCACATGAGGAACCTGAATTTTGATGGGGATGACGAACCATCGACTGATATTTTCTATGACCCATACACCCAAACAGATCAACGGTTAAAAGTAGGAGACAGATTtcgttctaaggaggcatgtatcATGGCGATAAAAAGATTTCATATGGCAAACAATGTTGATTTTAGAGTTGATCGCGCCAATGTCGAAAGGTACAAAATTTACTGTAGTAACACTGattgtggattcaggttgcatgcatcatacaggaAGAGAAGTGACTCATGGGTTATAGGATATATTTCCCAAGATCACACATGTGTTAACACAAACGTTTCACAAGATCACCGTAAGCTCAGTTATGACATCATTTGTCAAGAAATCCTGCCTCTAGTTGAAAAAGATCCATCGTTAAAGGTGAAAACAATAATCTCTCATATCGTTGCAACGTACAACTACACTCCGTCTTATAGAAAGGCGTGGCTGGCGAAGACCAAGGCGATCGAAGTTGTGTATGGAAATTGGGAGGATTCGTATAAACGACTCCCACATTTCTTATATGCGCTTCAAATGTATGCTCCTGGGACTGTTACTATTTTAGAGACCCTTCCGGCGCAATCTCCAGACGGAACATCACTTCAAGGAAATGTGATATTCCACAGGCTCTTCTGGGCTTTCCGCCCATGTGTACAAGGATTTTCATATtgcaaaccaattcttcaaatagaTGGTACTTGGTTGTACGGAAAATATAAAGGCACCATGTTGATGGTTGTGGCTCAAGACGGAAATAGTAACATCTTTCCTGTTGCTTTCGCTCTTGTGGAAGGAGAAACTGCTGGAGGCTGGGGTTTCTTTCTCAGAAATCTTCGGACACACGTTGCCCCCCAACCTGGACTTTGCTTGATTTCAGACAGACATGCTGCCATCGAGAGTGC GGCTCTTCGGAAGACTCTTGTCAATGCCGGATATGCGTTGACTCAACCGACGTTCCATTATTATCGCCAAGAAATTGTAgcggcaaatccagatgcaggtagATGGGTTGACAGTCTTGCTAGAGAGAAATGGACCAGATCATACGACAACGGGAAGCGATGGGGGCACATGACTACGAATCTTGTGGAGTCTATGAACGGGGTGTTTAAGGGCATCAGACACCTTCCGATTACTGCCTTGGTGGAagcaacatactataggatggCTTCTCTTTTCGCAAAAAGAG GTGCTGAAAAATGGAGTTTTGGGGTTTCTGgtacgaggtaa